A single genomic interval of Syntrophales bacterium harbors:
- the ileS gene encoding isoleucine--tRNA ligase: MDYKDSLNLPQTAFPMKANLSRKEPEILKMWEEMHIYEKIREVSKGRKVYILHDGPPYANGNIHLGTALNKIIKDMIIKAKNMASFDCIFVPGWDCHGLPIEHQVDKELGEGCHSMSQADKRRFCRRYAEKYVGIQREEFKRLGVFGDWENPYLTMAYDYEAATVEEFGKLFLAGSVYKGKKPVYWCASCKTALAEAEVEYADHSTPSIYVKFPMVSNISPVRPKLKGEKVRVVIWTTTPWTIPANLAIAFHPDFVYVAVKVAGEVLIMAKELVDRCLSAFGHEDKTFEVLDEFPGAAMEGLKCRHPLIDRESLLVLAPFVMLDTGTGCVHIAPGHGQEDYEVGMKYGLDNYAPVDDDGNFTTDVKDFAGQFVFDANDAITRKLEEVGALLGFAEVVHSYPHCWRCKNPIIFRSTEQWFISMEKNDLREKALRAIDSVEWIPAWGRDRIYGMIENRPDWCISRQRLWGVPITMFYCDYCGNEFLTKEIIAHVVELVRQYGADIWFEREPQDLMPAGQVCPICRKDKFSKELNILDVWFDSGVSHAAVLEKRPGLRSPADMYLEGSDQHRGWFHSSLLESVGTRERAPYKSVLTHGFVVDGEGKKMSKSLGNVIDSQEIIEQYGAEILRLWVAAEDYTDDIRISEEILKRLVEAYRRIRNTSRYLLGNLYDFDCKADMASYEAMEEIDRWSLHRLQEIIRRVREAYDRYQFHLAFYTIYNYCTVDLSALYLDVLKDRLYTSKAESKERRSAQSAMCIILDAMVRLLASIFTFTAEEIWAALPAYEGKEESVHLTQFPEVNHRHINPELAESWKTMIAIRSEIARAIETARKNKVLGHSLEASVNIFPPEDLRPFLEAHREDMRTLSIVSQLSIVGRDRISEPYQSGEFEGLMIGVTRARGQKCSRCWIYSESVGTDIEHPAICDRCLQALRTT; encoded by the coding sequence ATGGACTATAAAGATAGCTTGAATCTGCCACAGACAGCGTTTCCCATGAAGGCAAATCTCTCCCGGAAGGAACCGGAGATACTCAAGATGTGGGAAGAGATGCACATTTATGAGAAGATTAGAGAGGTATCAAAAGGGAGAAAGGTCTATATACTCCACGATGGTCCCCCTTATGCCAACGGAAACATCCATCTCGGTACCGCATTAAATAAGATTATCAAGGACATGATAATCAAAGCAAAAAATATGGCCAGTTTTGACTGCATCTTTGTCCCTGGATGGGATTGTCATGGTCTTCCCATCGAGCACCAGGTTGATAAGGAACTGGGGGAGGGTTGTCATAGTATGTCCCAGGCAGATAAGAGGCGCTTCTGCCGGCGCTATGCCGAAAAATATGTAGGTATCCAGAGGGAAGAGTTCAAGCGGTTGGGTGTATTCGGTGATTGGGAAAACCCTTACCTGACCATGGCCTACGATTACGAGGCGGCAACCGTTGAGGAGTTCGGAAAGCTCTTCCTTGCGGGAAGCGTCTATAAGGGGAAAAAACCGGTGTACTGGTGTGCCTCCTGCAAGACCGCCCTGGCGGAGGCCGAAGTCGAATATGCGGATCATTCCACACCATCCATCTATGTCAAATTCCCGATGGTATCGAATATATCTCCTGTGCGTCCGAAATTGAAGGGAGAAAAGGTCAGAGTGGTCATCTGGACGACGACCCCCTGGACGATTCCCGCCAACCTGGCAATCGCCTTCCACCCCGATTTTGTCTACGTGGCCGTAAAGGTTGCCGGTGAGGTCCTCATCATGGCGAAGGAACTGGTGGACCGCTGTCTGTCTGCCTTCGGCCATGAAGATAAGACATTCGAAGTCTTAGATGAGTTCCCCGGTGCAGCAATGGAAGGCCTGAAATGCAGACATCCCTTGATAGATCGTGAAAGTCTCCTCGTCCTGGCCCCCTTTGTCATGTTAGACACGGGGACCGGATGCGTCCATATTGCCCCGGGTCATGGACAGGAGGATTACGAGGTCGGCATGAAATACGGGCTGGACAATTATGCCCCTGTTGACGATGACGGTAATTTCACCACCGATGTTAAGGACTTTGCCGGTCAGTTCGTCTTTGATGCCAATGATGCGATTACCCGAAAATTAGAGGAAGTCGGCGCCCTCCTTGGATTTGCCGAAGTTGTTCACTCCTATCCCCACTGCTGGCGATGTAAAAACCCGATCATCTTCCGCTCCACCGAACAATGGTTTATCTCCATGGAGAAGAACGACCTGAGAGAAAAGGCCCTCCGTGCCATAGACTCTGTGGAGTGGATTCCGGCCTGGGGGCGTGACAGGATCTACGGGATGATTGAGAACCGCCCCGACTGGTGTATCTCCCGCCAGCGGTTATGGGGGGTTCCAATCACGATGTTCTACTGTGATTACTGTGGGAATGAGTTCCTGACGAAAGAAATCATCGCCCACGTGGTGGAACTGGTCAGACAGTATGGCGCCGATATATGGTTTGAGAGAGAACCGCAAGACCTTATGCCTGCCGGTCAAGTCTGTCCCATTTGCCGGAAGGACAAATTTTCAAAGGAACTCAATATCCTGGATGTCTGGTTCGATTCTGGTGTCAGTCACGCCGCCGTGCTGGAAAAGCGGCCGGGACTCAGATCTCCGGCGGATATGTACCTGGAAGGGTCTGACCAGCACCGGGGCTGGTTCCACTCATCCCTACTCGAGTCTGTGGGAACGCGGGAAAGGGCGCCTTATAAAAGTGTCCTGACCCATGGTTTCGTCGTGGACGGCGAGGGGAAAAAGATGTCCAAATCCTTGGGCAATGTTATTGATTCTCAGGAGATCATCGAGCAATACGGTGCTGAAATATTGCGTCTCTGGGTTGCCGCCGAGGATTACACGGATGATATAAGGATTTCCGAGGAGATCTTAAAACGCCTCGTTGAGGCCTACAGGCGGATCCGTAACACCAGCCGTTACCTCCTGGGGAACCTGTACGATTTTGACTGCAAGGCCGATATGGCCTCTTATGAGGCCATGGAAGAGATAGACAGGTGGTCTCTCCACAGACTTCAGGAGATCATCCGGAGGGTGCGGGAAGCCTACGATCGTTATCAGTTTCATCTCGCTTTTTATACTATTTACAACTACTGCACCGTTGATCTTTCCGCCCTTTACCTCGATGTCCTGAAGGACAGACTCTATACCTCGAAGGCAGAATCGAAAGAACGGCGGTCAGCCCAGAGCGCCATGTGCATTATCCTTGATGCCATGGTAAGACTCCTCGCCTCGATCTTCACCTTTACCGCGGAAGAGATATGGGCAGCCTTACCCGCCTATGAGGGAAAAGAGGAAAGTGTTCACCTGACCCAGTTCCCGGAGGTGAATCATCGTCACATAAATCCTGAACTGGCTGAGAGCTGGAAGACGATGATTGCGATCAGGTCTGAGATCGCAAGGGCCATCGAGACGGCCAGAAAAAACAAAGTGTTGGGACATTCCCTGGAGGCCTCTGTGAATATCTTTCCCCCGGAAGACCTCCGTCCCTTTTTAGAGGCGCATCGGGAGGATATGAGGACCCTGTCAATCGTATCACAGCT